The following DNA comes from Hordeum vulgare subsp. vulgare chromosome 3H, MorexV3_pseudomolecules_assembly, whole genome shotgun sequence.
TGTGAATGACATGGAGTATTACCTGCGGAGGGCGGTTCGGTGGCGCGGCAGGTGCCGCGGGTGCGCcggcgccgtcgtcgtcgtgCTCGTGCTGGAATGCTCTGTACTCGTTCATTTTCCACTTGGTCTTGTTCCCGGACGGCGCGCGGCCGCGGTAGAACACCATGGTCTTCCTCAGCCCGATGGGCCGGCGGTCGGCGGAGTAGACGACCCCGGGCGTGCCCGCCGCCTTCCAGTACCCCGACGGCGTGGTCCGGCTCGGCCGCCCGCCCCGCGCCTCCCGCTCCTGCCGCGCGCAGAAGTAGAACCACGGCTCCccgtcgccgccaccgccgccgcgcagCCTTTCGTGGATCTCTGCGTATGTGCGCAGGTAAGAGGCAGCAGCATGAGACACAGCTAGCGCACTGTACGTGCACGCGCTGCAATCCATATGGTTACGTCGATGATCGATGGTCCTACCTGAGAGCTGCAACGGGTCGACGGAGTAGACGTCGACGACGGGGATGACGCGCTCGATGTCGCCGCGGCTGCCGTCGAGCTTGTTGCGCAGGTAGAAGCATATCAGCTCCTCCTCCGTGGGGTAGAAGCGGTACCCCGGAGGCAACCCGTCGGCCATGACAGTCTCCGGCGTATATGTATGGCACCGCCTTATACTTTACCCGGCCGGCCAGTCTCGGCGGGTGAGTTTACGGAGGAGAGCCCCAAGGACTAAGCCGCCGGCGAGATCCCAAGCCGTGCGCCCGTGAGATCGACTGGGTTATATGGAAGCGTGCGCGTGGCCGGAGAAGCTAATTAAGCTGCTAGGTTGCTTGCGGCCGGTTGCAGGGATCGGAGCTGATCGCGGAAGGTGTGATCTGTGGGATGGTGAGGAGGAGAGGTGTGATCGCGTGCGCTCTCGCATGTATATATGGGGAAGCACGCGCGCGCGGGATGGGGGAGGTGGATCATGCCATGGTTGACACGGGGCGACGACGCTGAGCTGCTTGCTAGGGCGGCGAAATTTCTCATGGCTGGCGTGGTGCGGTGGGAGAGTGGGGCTGGCTCCCTGCAGAAACGGGGAGAGAGAAGGCGGAGGGACGTGGCCCGGCTGGTTAGTTTAGTGGTGGGGAGGACTTGGTCAGGACCAGCCATTGCTAATAAGTCGCGAGTTTGCCGCTCATATCTTCCATCTTTCAGTACCATTAGTGCACCTTTAATCATACTCGGTTTGCTTCTGGGAATGGTCCTGCAAATGACATCACCGGTCACTGCTCATGACGTGGTGGTGGTGCAACACGGTGGGGCGAGATCTTTAATTAACGCGCTGGAACCTTAATTAACTGCAGATGACAGCAACTGGCCTAGCCTCCAACACCGTTTTGAAGCTTCTGCcataaaaaaaaaaaaagaaggcTACGGAGATAATGTGCAGATACAAATTCGCCATATTGGAATGCAAGGTGTTCCAGTTAAAAAAACAAATTCTTCATATTGAAACAGGGGAATATGATATCGAGGAATGGATAGGTAATGCGAGTGAGGGAGATGATAGTGAATATGATAACTAGGAACATTTAAAAACTTTGTTTTCTCATTGAAAAGTGAAACACATAGGGAAACCTACACCTTCACAGGGATACCCTCTATGATTTTTTTTGACGGAACCTCGTCAAGAGGGCAGGGAACTCCTGCAATTTCATAAAGAGGAATAGAATTGACCCGCTTTATAAAAAAATAGAACAAAAACCACACAATTGCTTGATTGATTATGGGACAATCAAATAGAAACCCAACCAAGCGAGAACAAGCCGAAAACAAACTCCAGCGCCTACTTGTCCGCTGCCCGGAGAGAAGTGAACGAGCTTTTCAGAGACGCCTTCAAGAAAGGAACACGACACTCTCAAGCGTCGTCGTTGCCGACATCGCCCCTCGTCGATCAATAAAGCTTTTGCCCAGAAACCGTTCAACACTCCCTGCCGAAACATGGGTGTCGGGGTACGCAAATAGGGGTGTTTATTTcccctgacttgtgcacggaCGACGAGCCACCGGCCCGACAACCTAAGGCTGTCGGGGAATGCTACCACTTCATCGAGGCCCGTCCAGGGCCAGAGAAGCCGCTCTATGAGAAGTCACGGAGCGCATCAAGAAGATCAAGACTCCGGCAGACGCGCCCCCCAATGGCCATCGGCGCCGGTAAGACCAACACCAATAGCCCAAGACGCGCCAAGAACCCCTGGCACCTAGCGGGGGCGAAGACGCAATCATCCTCACCAAGACCCGGCAAGGCGGCTCCCCGGCACGTGTGAGCCACCCTGCCACAACTCCACCTCATTGCTACACCAGTCGTTTGTCGATGAGGAGTCGAGCCCCCAAACAGCTAGGTGGCTCTAGCTAGCTACATGGCGCCACGCCGGAAGATAGGTTGCAACctgttgacacccgtccagaAGCGTGTCAAGATCTCAAGCCATGGCGAGCTCATAGGTGGCAGAGGCCTGCCAGGAACGCAACCTGCTCGCCACCTAGGGGCGCATTTATGGCGCTAtgtcttaagtgccagagttaggtatgatagcactattaactatctgatcatgtcagttgccactgtggacgccccttaaggtgtaaaaggaggcccaaggcaaccttGCAAAGGATTCAGATCTTTGGGTATTCGAGCACTTAGAGATTTGtcacttggtagattaggtccctgtgagattagagccaagtgtaagTGTACGCGCATGCTAGCTCTGCCCGACAACCCTTGTCGGGGTATAGCTCCGTGCAAACTTCGTCTTTCCAATCAATCCACcatagcaggagtagggttttacgcttcacagcggctcGATCCTGGGTACAAAAACCCGAGTCTcattgtcgtgggaatgaacctgacaatagtacctagggtTATGAACGAAGGGGCAATGTCTAACTCGGatttacgagttcaggccccactcggaagtggtaagaGCCCTACATCTCGAGCCCTCaggctgatgttttcttatgggggtgcaaaagattacaaggtgttgaacccttgagctggagcccgggagtggcttatatagttgctGCCACGACCgaccgagcttcattacaaggcaattaatgctaataaagagggaagttactagaaacgtcAGCTTTAACCCTCGGCATTACTAGTAATGTGAGTCTTCACTGCATCTCGtgtgatggattaagtccttagccgttgcaCCCTCTTCAGTGCCTTCACCTTGTTGTGGTCCGAGTGCTAGGATGCGTTCGACTGACACAAGGTGGTCTGAGTGACTCCAGGCAGGCCGAGTGACGGTTGTTGAACCGAGTGAGGTCGAGGCTGTATCAGTGACTTTAAGGACACTAGTGtccgtaaggggtcctaggtaGGCCTAAGGAGGCAGGTACGTAGGCCTACCattaatgtacaaccccatcagtagcccccgaataagttgaggttttccagaccgagtgaatgacttccttcGACGTCTCCAAAGATTCTTGGGCTGCAGCTCGGGGTTGCGTCATTCGGACTCTCGGCAAACCTCCACGGATTCAAGAGTGACGAATTCCGACTGTCTAGTCATATGGGAACGTCTGCAGTTGTCGGTGATGGACTATCTTTCGGGAAGATAGATTCGAGGCAAACCAAAACCTAACTACTAACCAGAGCATCTGGAAAAAATAGCTTACCAGAGGTGGAGCGGTTGCCGGGAAGGGGTCACCGACTGCGGACCAAACCTTGGTGGGAACAGGGATGCGGCTAACGTGGATGACCCAGCCATTACACGACCCAATTTCAGAGCCCTCACCACTATGCCGGTGCTCTTGGTGACGTGCAAGGTTGAGGAAAAGGGCATCACCACCGATGCTCCGCCTCGCTCTTTGGAGCATGGGGAGAAAACCCTTGCATCAGGGTAAAAAACATGACCGGGAACGGACGTTGTCGTTGGGTCAATAgccgcagcccacaagcttgcctccGCCACTGTAGCAGATAAGCTTCCCTCTCTAGATGCACAAGCCGACATGAATGCCGCTAGTGGGTCAATTGCCATTGACCGCGACCTGGTGCAAATGTGGGAGGTGGGTCCAAAGACGACATTAGGTGAATACCTTGTCGGGCCAGGCTCGCCACCCACGAGTCTTAGATTGGTTTGATGTCGGCAATGACGTGAATGGGGCGGCACGGTTGAGGATCCAACATCGGAGAGCATGAGAGGGCGGTGAGAGAGTGTGGTGAATGGGACCAGACAGTgatgagggagaggagagggagttATGAGACGTCTCGTCGTCTCCTAGAGTCCCTACACGAGCAGGCGGCAGCTACACGTGGCTCGAGTAAGCCTGGCTCACGAAAAAGGGTTGAATCGGCTGTTCCCGCTCACTGTAGCTTGAGACTCCTTTAAGTTTCGTGTGCACCGTGAAACGCATGTAGCTCAGCCTACGAGAAGGCCCATTTTATACCGCATGGGCCTAATTGGGCTGCATGGAGCCTACCAAACACTCCGAGAGACGTATTACCTattgttcatgatttttttaacgcggcaaaaacaacaacaaaaccctAGTTTCTCTCATGCATGGCTCATTCCGCCACCGCTGGCCGGTAGAATTCAGATCCTTCGTCGCCCCCAATTCCAACTAATAATTGGGAGCCTCATCCTTCACACCATCTCCAtctaaagcaccattcaccacccCATCTCCATCAACACCGATGTGCAACTTGTTTTGATTGCTTATCGTGATCGCTTCCTTTTTGTTAATTGTTATTCGGCACTTGATGTCTGTGTTTATTTGGTGATAGatttatactttaaaatattGTAATCCATATCCATCCCCGAGCGAACATGTTCACTACACTTACGAGTAGTCTCATCACATTACTGAAAAAATGGGAGATTGGTCTTTGATTATATCGGAAATAATTTGCTATCCATGATGATAGCTACACACGATCCCAATTTTTATCTATAATTATTGTTTAAATTATTTTGGACTATGGAAAATAACTATAATGAAAATATCATGAATTTGGACAAGTcaggcaagcaaacaagcaattaTGTCAAATAGGCAAGCAAAAAGACTACTACCTCCGTCCAAGTGTATAAGGCATGCGCGTAGTTCTAGGTCGTTAATTTAACTACTTAAATATGTATTATATGTAACAAATAATATATCATTAAATTCATGCGAGGATGTAGTTTCTGAATATATAATTTTTATagcatataatatatatttagtTAGTTAAATTAACAACCTAGAACTACGCGCATGCCCTATACACTTGGACGgaggcaagcaaacaagcaattaTGTCAAAtaggcaagcaaacaagcaattaTGTCAAATAGGCAAGCAAAAAGACGCGACGTAGTAAGAGAAGTGAGAAAACGTCATTTCTACACAACGGAAAGACACTTGTGTTAAAAACGTAATAAAAAGATAGGGAGAGATGATAAAAAGTCATTTATATCAACAAAAATGCACTTCTGTCAATGCCATTGAAATACGACACCTCATGTATCAAGAAAATGCACTTATTTCAAAGATGTGTAGTTACCATCATGCATAGGAAATCGTTTTTCTTGGTTATATATGGTGGCGTATATTTTTAGTGGTGATATGGGTACGTCCATTGTATGTCACTTCACTTTATAGGGCCTAGAGGAAAACTGTGTGTTATAATAAGCCTACAGGGAGAGGCGAGTGTGACGGAATATCATCTCGTTCTCTAAGGCCTCTTTGATTCATGGGATTTTAAAAACGCAGAAATAGGAAAAGTAGAGGGTTGAGATGGCATGTCCATTTAAACTCTATAGAATTAGCAAGGAGTGTTTGACGTCATagaaaaaacaaaggaattgtAAAAAGAGGTTGGAGTGGATGTTAGATTTTCTATGAAATGTAGTACAAAAGatttcataagaaaaatcatatgAGATtcaatcctatgaatcaaaggaCCAATGTAGAAAAAAATTCTAAGGATTTCAATCCTCTAAAATTCCTTTGAATCAAAGGAGCCCTAAGCTTATGAGTTATAGCATGAGTGTTAAATAGGGGACACTTGGAAGGATAATGTCGAGGGTCCTATGTTCACACGAATTAAAACAGATATCATGCCATTGCTTCTTGTCTGAACTTTTGTAGGAATTAGGACAGACATTTTGTAGCTTTTCGTATGTACTATTAGTATACACACCTCCTGACTTCCATATACTTACAACAATGTCATATACAGTAAAAAGTAACACTTTTTGTCCAATGTGCATGTAGCTTAGGGGAGATTCATTGTGTTTCTTCCTCCAGATTAAGATTCATAGCACAATCAAGCTTAAAGTATGTTATCCCAGATTGTACAAAAAGTGAGAATTTGGACGGTTGTGCTTAAAAGTTACTACCCGATGTTAGACTGGGTGCATCAATCAACAAGTTGGCAACAAAAACACAAACACTAATGACACCGATGATACCGGCTGATGCCGTAATAAGCTCCAAGGCGCGTGCCCCAAATTGCAGTCGTTTCATCCAGGCACGAGCTCGAGCCTTTCCAATCCTTTTCCAGAACGCGTCAGCAGGTCATCGGGCAACTGGTGCACAGCGGGTCTTCGAACTGACGGATTCAAGACCAACCTCGCGCGCGCGTTCCGACACAAACTACACTTTATCTGTCCTTGTTGCTAGTGTAGTCTTTGACAAGTCAAGCACGAGCGTCCAAGCAAAAAAGCTACTGTATGCGCCGTGCCGGATTAAGTTGGGAATCTAAAGAGTCCAACAGTTTTAGCTCGGCTAGACTTAGAAAAAACTTAATCGATTAAGACATATACATATTTTAACAGGCATAAATTCAGAGCATGCTACACGTCGGATGATCCGCTGCCTCGTGAGCCGTTAGATATAGCACTAGCGCTGGCCGTCGTCCTTCATTTTTGCCAGCTTTGCAATGTAGGTtgtgttatactccctccgtttctaaatataagaccttttagaaattgtactataaactacatacggatgtacatagacatattttaaagtatagattcactcattttgctttgtatgtagtctcttagtgaaatctctaaaaggtcttatattttagaacggaggaagtagaatCTAGCTTTGCCACATTGATTGTGTTATAATTTTTATGTCTTTTACAATAAAGGTCATGTTGCAAAAGACATTTATAACAGAGCTTGCGCCGCGAAATGTTATACCACAAACGTTATGTTGAAAAAAATATCACCCGCATGGTTAGACAAACACAACTGGAATACTCCTCATGTTTCAGAAACATGCATGATATTGCAAAATTCTAAGACCTCTTGTGCGTTGGTTAGACTGATATGACACGTGACTGGCTCTCGACGCGACGGACACGAGGCGTAGAATCGGCCGGATGATTCTATAATCATTCTCATAGATTGGTACTCGCTCCATATTTCACATGGGTCATATTCTTTTTGGTATATCGGTGTACTTCTTGATAAAGAGTGATTGGTAATTACATAATAATATGCTTATTTATGTGAATTTCTAGTTTAGATGGTTAGATTCCTTGTGGTGGAACCAGCCCACTAGGGCTAAAGTCCTAGGCTTTGCACAAGTACTTGAATTCTTATTATTTTGTTTCAGGCTTTCAAGCGATGTCATTCACCGGGAGACGACATTTGCGTCACCTACGAAGCTAATGTGGGGGACTTCATCAATCTCTAGAAATATTTTTAGAGAAAAATAAGAATTTGGAACATAAATTTGATGTTCCTATGGATAGGACTGTACCACACCTAATAAATAATGGCATATCTCTTCTCATGTTGATGACTATGCACTTCATGAACCATGATCTTAAAAAGGTAAAAAATATCGAACCATCAAAGAAGTAAAgttgtttatttttttatttggatgAACCGATTAAACAtctctttttatgtgttcaagatTACCTGAGTTGCTTGATCCACAATTCAGATGGACTCAAAAAATATTACCCCTTCATAGTGTATCGATAAGAAGCTTTCTTCCATAACCTAGTGGGGTAGCGGCTATCTATTGGACTCTTTAGCAATCATGAATGTTCTGGTTCCCCACAAAAAGATGACTTCTGCTCTCTTGAAGTTGGGTTAATAGCATAAAGCCATCACATTTGGAGTTAGTATTTAAAACCACCATATTACCACATCATTTCAAAACACATGGATTTTGCCCCTAATTTTTGCCAAAGGCGTTGGTGAAGTGCTTGGTTAAAATTGACCAAGCTTATGATAATTATGTCACACTCGTCGGGTACACATGGCAGTGGGAAGACGGCGGCTACTAATGTCGTCACTTGGCTCGGTCCGGTCGGACTAGGTTATCTCTCTCGCTCAATCtctcacccccacccaccccccgACATCCTTTAACCAACAGTCGGCGATGGCGACATCGACTCGGTAGGGGGTGGAGGGACCGATGTCGAGGGAAATAAGTATTCCAAGGTAGACAAGTGGCTCGGGACCTCGAATTTTACCATGCAATCGTGGGCGCAATCACCGGTGCATGACACGGCGGTAACTCCGACCCGCGTGACTGTCAATAGTACGACAAAAAGCCATCGTTGGTCTTCCTAACTCGGTGGCGACGAGTAAGTCATCCTCCTATTTCTTTCCCCTCTCTCTGTGTCTTATCTTGATGTTAGGGTTACATGATAAGTTGGGATTTAGGGTTTCAAGGGAATTATGGTCGAAATGCAGTTAGAGTTcactattgataacccacaagtataggggatagcaacagttttagagggtagagtattcaacccaaatttattgattcgactcagaagccaaagaatattctccagtattagcagttgagttgtcaattcaaccacacctgaaagatttagtatctgtagcaaagtatcagtagaagggtagtgtgatagcaacagtagcaacagtaaccaatagcagtaaagtaacaacagtagcagcagagacagcagtagcaacagagtaacgtagcaaggaccagtaggaaaagactcgtaggcattggatcggtgatgcatgattatgccggatgttattcatcatgcaacagttataacacagagagatatgtaactagctctagttcgtcaatctaatgtaggcatgtattccgtatgtagtcatacgtgcttagggaaaagaacttgcatgacatctattgtccatccctcccgtggcagcggggtcctaacggaaactacgggatattaaggttctccttttaataaagaaccggaccaacgcattaacacttgatgaatacatgaactcctcatactatggtcatgtccgggagtggttccggctattgtcactccggggttgccgggtcataacacatagtaggtgactacaacttgcaaaataggatcaagaacacacatatattggcgacaacataataggttcagatctgaaatcatggcactcgggccctagtgacaagcattaagcatggcaaagtagtagcaacatcaatctcagaacatagtggatactagggatcaatccccgtcaaaactaactcgattacatgatagatctcatccaacccgtcaccgtccagcaagcctacgatgagattactcacgaacggtgaagagcatcatggaattggcgatgaaggaaggttgatgatgacgatggcgacgatttcccctctccggagcccaaaacggactccagatctgccctccagatgaagaacaggaggtggcggcgcctccgtatcgtaaaacgcgatgaaatcttctccttaatttttttccgggcgagacggactaaatagagctgagattggaggtggtggagcgttgtgggcccccacaaacttgccaggcgcggccaggggggccgtgcctagtgggcttgtgggctccacgctctacttcctccgctgattcttgcgccagtattttttatatattccacaaaaattctccgtaaattttcaggtcatttcgagaacttttatttctgcgcaaaaacaacaccatggcaattctgctgaaaacagcgttagtccgggttagttccattcaaatcatgcaaattagagtccaaaacaagggcaaaagagttcggaaaagtagatacgacggagacgtatcaactcccccaagcttaaagccttgcttgtcctcaagcaattcagttgacaaactgaaagagacaaaagaaaaactttgacgaactctgtttgatcttgttgttgcaactatgtctaactcataactagaatttcagcaagatcacaagctaaccacataagaaaatgacatctaggtctcacggtaaactcatatcaatggcataatcaactagcgagcaaataataataagtctcaaacgtcaacacttcactcaaaacaatcatgaagaagtacgaacggatggtatctcgctagctctttctaagaccgcaaaacataaatgcagagcaccttcaaagaccaagggctaactaaacattgtaattcatggcaaagaagatccagtcacagtcatacttatcacagttaaaagcaaagcataaaaatgacagaggtgctctctaattggtgcttttataagaagaggatgactcaacaggaacataaatagacatgcccttcgcagagggaagcattgatttgtagaggtgccagagctcaagctttgaaaatagagataataattttgggtggcatgctttcactgtcaacgcaaggactaagagttttcaccatcttccacgctacacaggc
Coding sequences within:
- the LOC123440493 gene encoding NAC domain-containing protein 90-like isoform X2, with product MADGLPPGYRFYPTEEELICFYLRNKLDGSRGDIERVIPVVDVYSVDPLQLSEIHERLRGGGGGDGEPWFYFCARQEREARGGRPSRTTPSGYWKAAGTPGVVYSADRRPIGLRKTMVFYRGRAPSGNKTKWKMNEYRAFQHEHDDDGAGAPAAPAAPPNRPPQLRSEFSLCRLYTKSGTLRQFDRRPVAATAGGAAGDIPVPFTAATASPDDRDGSGGSMQTLEEDLMEGDGGDPYGDDIATLAALLYWPTD
- the LOC123440493 gene encoding NAC domain-containing protein 90-like isoform X1; this encodes MADGLPPGYRFYPTEEELICFYLRNKLDGSRGDIERVIPVVDVYSVDPLQLSGRTIDHRRNHMDCSACTYSALAVSHAAASYLRTYAEIHERLRGGGGGDGEPWFYFCARQEREARGGRPSRTTPSGYWKAAGTPGVVYSADRRPIGLRKTMVFYRGRAPSGNKTKWKMNEYRAFQHEHDDDGAGAPAAPAAPPNRPPQLRSEFSLCRLYTKSGTLRQFDRRPVAATAGGAAGDIPVPFTAATASPDDRDGSGGSMQTLEEDLMEGDGGDPYGDDIATLAALLYWPTD